A stretch of the Acyrthosiphon pisum isolate AL4f chromosome A2, pea_aphid_22Mar2018_4r6ur, whole genome shotgun sequence genome encodes the following:
- the LOC100163652 gene encoding cytochrome P450 18a1, whose protein sequence is MTAETMSDGDGYSRELWLNAVAAALGLTYSAYRQLRAARTLPPGPWGVPFLGYAPFLSNHCTYLKYNELARRYGPICSFTQRGNTVILLSDHKLIKTAFDMKQITGRPNDGYMDIIGGYGAVNSTGKLWESQRKFLHLVLRHMGMTFTGHNRLNMENRIMIEVSTLTETFHKTCGKPIDLNAGSLCLAITNVISSLTMSVRFEPNDPRFERYMHMVDEGFKLFGMLRPVSLFLPRRHITDERNIQEKIKNNHQEIAKYFQSIIEEHRSTFDPNSIRDLVDAYLLEIKRSQEAGTMDQLFQGLDPNRQVQQILGDLFSAGMETIKNTILWAMVYMLHYPDVMTKVQDEIDSVVGQYKSPVLDDYPNLPYTQATLYEVLRKSSITPLGTTHATTSDVTLNGYHIPTGAQIIPLQHFVHNDPNLWDEPEAFKPERFINAEGKVKKPDCFLPFGVGRRKCLGETLAQMELYLFFSTLLHEFDVCLPDGDELPSMDGQVGITLTPQSFKVVMKARNK, encoded by the exons ATGACGGCCGAGACCATGTCCGACGGCGACGGATACAGCCGCGAACTGTGGCTGAACGCGGTGGCCGCGGCGCTGGGTCTGACCTACTCGGCGTACCGGCAGCTCCGGGCCGCCAGGACGCTGCCGCCCGGGCCGTGGGGCGTACCGTTCCTGGGGTACGCGCCGTTCTTGTCCAACCACTGCACGTACCTCAAGTACAACGAGCTGGCCCGCCGGTACGGGCCCATATGCTCGTTCACGCAGCGCGGCAACACCGTCATACTGCTCAGCGACCACAAGCTCATCAAGACCGCGTTCGACATGAAGCAGATCACCGGCCGGCCCAACGACGGGTACATGGACATCATCGGCGGATACg GAGCCGTAAACAGTACTGGGAAGTTATGGGAGTCGCAAAGGAAGTTTTTGCACTTGGTACTTCGACACATGGGGATGACGTTCACGGGCCACAACAGGTTGAACATGGAAAACAGAATAATG ATCGAAGTATCTACGCTAACGGAAACGTTTCACAAGACCTGCGGCAAACCCATAGATCTAAATGCCGGTTCGCTGTGTCTCGCCATCACCAACGTGATTAGTTCGTTGACGATGAGTGTCAGATTCGAACCGAACGACCCACGTTTCGAGCGGTACATGCACATGGTCGACGAAGGTTTCAAGCTGTTCGGCATGTTGAGGCCGGTGAGTTTGTTTTTGCCGAGACGTCACATCACGGACGAACGGAATATACAGGAAAAAATCAAGAACAACCATCAGGAGATCGCCAAGTACTTTCAAAGCATCATCGAAGAGCACCGGAGCACGTTCGATCCGAATTCCATTCGAGACCTGGTCGACGCCTATTTGTTGGAGATCAAACGTTCCCAGGAAGCCGGCACGATGGACCAACTGTTTCAGGGCTTGGACCCGAACAGGCAGGTGCAACAAATCCTCGGCGACTTGTTCTCGGCCGGCATGGAGACCATTAAGAACACGATTTTGTGGGCCATGGTGTACATGCTCCACTATCCGGATGTGATGACCAAGGTGCAGGACGAGATCGATTCGGTAGTGGGTCAATACAAATCGCCGGTACTCGACGATTACCCCAATTTGCCTTACACACAGGCCACCTTATACGAAGTACTCCGGAAATCGAGTATCACGCCTTTGGGCACGACACACGCAACCACCAG TGACGTAACGCTCAATGGTTACCATATACCGACCGGCGCTCAGATCATACCTTTACAACACTTCGTACACAACGACCCGAACTTATGGGACGAACCGGAGGCGTTCAAGCCGGAGAGATTTATAAATGCCGAAGGCAAAGTGAAAAAACCCGATTGTTTTTTACCTTTCGGAGTCG gtCGGAGAAAATGCCTGGGCGAGACGTTAGCTCAGATGGAACTATATTTGTTCTTTTCAACCTTGTTACACGAATTCGATGTATGTCTACCGGATGGTGACGAACTGCCCAGCATGGACGGTCAAGTCGGCATCACACTGACTCCACAGTCGTTCAAGGTCGTCATGAAAGCGCGCAATAAGTAG